From Candidatus Sphingomonas colombiensis, one genomic window encodes:
- a CDS encoding glycosyltransferase family 1 protein, translating into MRIAIVTDAWAPQVNGVVRSLEAVIGELRAMGHQVLVIAPDTFRSLPCPTYPEIRLALAGVRAVGDRIAAFAAEAVHIATEGPLGVAARRWCVARGRPFTTAYHTQFPDYIAARTGVNPEFVWRYIRWFHAPAQGILASTPTIEATLAAHGLPHARRWGRGVSAEFSATGPLDAMIAKLPKPIMLYVGRVAVEKNVAAFLSTDHPGSKIVVGDGPARAALEARFPQAHFLGSRFGEALAALYRTADVLVFPSRTDTFGLVMIEALACGTPVAAYPVTGPIDVLTHESGAMDEDLAAAIDRALALDPRRCAELGAHFTWRASATQFLAALAPVPIARAA; encoded by the coding sequence GTGCGCATCGCGATCGTCACGGACGCCTGGGCGCCTCAGGTCAATGGCGTTGTCCGCTCGCTTGAGGCGGTGATCGGCGAGTTGCGCGCGATGGGGCATCAGGTGCTGGTGATCGCGCCGGACACGTTCCGGTCGCTGCCATGCCCGACCTATCCCGAGATACGGCTGGCGCTGGCCGGGGTGCGCGCGGTGGGCGATCGGATCGCGGCGTTCGCGGCTGAGGCGGTGCATATCGCCACCGAAGGGCCGCTGGGCGTCGCCGCGCGGCGCTGGTGCGTGGCGCGCGGGCGGCCGTTCACCACAGCCTATCACACGCAATTCCCGGACTATATCGCGGCGCGCACCGGGGTGAACCCGGAATTCGTGTGGCGCTATATCCGCTGGTTTCATGCCCCGGCGCAGGGCATCCTCGCCTCCACCCCGACGATCGAGGCGACGTTGGCGGCGCATGGCCTGCCTCACGCCCGCCGCTGGGGGCGGGGCGTGTCGGCGGAGTTCAGCGCGACCGGCCCGCTCGACGCGATGATCGCGAAGTTGCCAAAGCCGATCATGCTCTATGTCGGGCGGGTCGCGGTGGAAAAGAATGTCGCCGCCTTTCTTTCGACCGACCATCCCGGCAGCAAAATCGTGGTGGGCGACGGCCCGGCGCGCGCGGCACTGGAAGCACGTTTCCCGCAGGCGCATTTTCTCGGCAGCCGGTTCGGCGAGGCGCTGGCGGCGCTCTATCGCACAGCGGACGTGCTGGTCTTCCCCAGCCGCACCGATACGTTCGGGCTGGTGATGATCGAGGCGCTGGCATGTGGCACCCCCGTCGCGGCTTATCCCGTTACCGGGCCGATCGACGTGCTGACGCACGAGAGCGGGGCGATGGACGAGGATCTCGCGGCGGCGATCGATCGGGCGCTGGCGCTCGATCCCCGGCGCTGCGCGGAATTGGGCGCGCATTTCACCTGGCGGGCCAGCGCGACGCAGTTTCTTGCCGCGCTGGCGCCTGTTCCGATCGCACGCGCGGCCTGA
- a CDS encoding TonB-dependent receptor, with protein sequence MFTSSSASRRTLHSALALVLAALASTSPASAQEAKEAAHAPAETDVTEQEDVVVTGQALPGAVIGNIPPENQLTPADIAAYGVDSVSDLLDQISDQTSSIQGRGSSGPVVLVNGKRISGINEVGDLPTEAIARLDILPEEVALKYGYSATQKVVNIILRRRFHARVVSAGAGAATEGGGGNVNGEFGLTKIHDNQRLNVVARAKTSAALLESQRGIIADPAASDPANPFASDTDFRTLQPSTRNYSLNGTYAYQISPKLTASLNGTAGYQTSRGLVGGAPLSAALDPDEIAALRQDSNTFTAHSGLTLNYDLSTNWKLSFTGTYDHSDARSDTDRFQSASIRDQHAIAIGNTAGASLLVSGPLFALPGGKVRTSFQIGGNASQLTSTTDRLGASTLSSAVTRSTGNAQLSFDIPLTSTKTGFLSAIGTLTANVNGELNQLSDYGTLGTFGYGLNWTPRTGISVIASVNEDRVAPTLQQLEAPLLVVPNVRIFDYVTGQTVQVSQITGGNPNLKADDRHVFKLGFSVKPVSKLDLTINANYLNSRVNNPIGSLTGASLFAQNAFPDRFIRDENGELESIDARPLNFAREEKEQLRWGVVFSKVLRAATRPTPPPGGWPRRNREGGQSGRPGADGATPQQQQQQLEATGVQGARGAPGDVVVNGQRGGGADNSPPPPNDMGPPPEGFGGPGGAGGDGFGGHGGPGGGFGGPGGGGRGGFGGGRGGFGGGRGGGGNEARLQLSIWHTWAIRDTLVLRDGSQPLDLLAGDTIGAITQPRHQVSFNAGVVDNGVGLRLSGNWSAAATTRTSATPAVGDLHFSSLATFNLRLFANIQQRVPHESWARGLRLSLGVSNILNSRQRVTDATGATPLAYQPGYLDPMGRTISLSLRKMF encoded by the coding sequence ATGTTCACTTCATCTTCCGCCTCACGCCGCACGCTTCATTCTGCGCTCGCGCTTGTGCTCGCTGCACTCGCATCAACCTCCCCCGCCAGCGCGCAGGAGGCAAAGGAAGCTGCACACGCCCCGGCCGAAACGGATGTGACGGAACAGGAAGACGTGGTCGTCACGGGGCAGGCGCTGCCCGGCGCGGTGATCGGCAACATCCCCCCGGAAAACCAGCTGACGCCGGCCGATATCGCGGCTTACGGCGTGGATTCGGTCAGCGATCTGCTCGATCAGATTTCGGACCAGACCTCGAGCATTCAGGGGCGCGGCAGCAGCGGCCCGGTCGTGCTGGTCAACGGCAAGCGCATTTCCGGCATCAACGAAGTGGGCGACCTGCCGACCGAGGCGATCGCGCGGCTCGATATCCTGCCGGAGGAAGTCGCGCTGAAATACGGTTATAGCGCCACGCAGAAGGTGGTGAACATCATCCTGCGCCGCCGTTTCCACGCGCGCGTCGTCAGCGCGGGCGCGGGTGCGGCGACCGAAGGCGGCGGCGGCAACGTCAATGGCGAGTTCGGCCTCACCAAAATTCACGACAATCAGCGGCTGAACGTCGTGGCCCGCGCCAAGACGAGCGCGGCGCTGCTCGAAAGCCAGCGCGGCATCATCGCCGATCCGGCCGCGAGCGATCCCGCCAACCCATTCGCGAGCGACACCGATTTCCGCACGCTCCAGCCATCGACGCGCAACTATTCGCTCAACGGCACCTATGCCTATCAGATCTCGCCGAAGCTCACCGCGTCGCTGAACGGCACCGCAGGCTATCAGACCAGCCGTGGGCTCGTCGGCGGCGCGCCCCTCTCCGCCGCGCTCGACCCGGATGAGATTGCGGCGCTGCGGCAGGATAGCAATACGTTCACCGCGCATAGCGGCCTGACGCTGAACTACGATCTGTCGACGAACTGGAAGCTCTCCTTCACCGGCACCTACGATCACAGCGACGCGCGCAGCGACACCGATCGCTTCCAGAGCGCCAGCATCCGCGATCAGCATGCGATTGCGATCGGCAACACCGCCGGCGCGTCGTTGCTGGTGTCCGGCCCGTTATTCGCGCTGCCCGGCGGCAAAGTGCGCACATCGTTCCAGATCGGCGGGAACGCCAGCCAGTTGACCTCCACGACTGATCGGCTGGGCGCCTCCACCCTGTCGAGCGCGGTCACGCGCTCCACGGGCAATGCGCAGCTCAGCTTCGACATTCCGCTGACCAGCACCAAAACCGGCTTCCTGAGCGCGATCGGCACGCTGACGGCCAACGTAAACGGCGAACTCAACCAGCTTTCGGATTACGGCACGCTCGGCACATTCGGCTACGGTCTGAACTGGACGCCGCGCACCGGGATCAGCGTGATCGCCTCGGTCAACGAGGATCGCGTCGCGCCGACGTTGCAGCAGCTTGAGGCGCCGCTGCTCGTCGTGCCCAATGTGCGCATCTTCGACTATGTAACCGGCCAGACGGTGCAGGTGTCGCAGATCACCGGCGGCAATCCCAATCTGAAGGCCGATGATCGGCATGTGTTCAAGCTCGGCTTCTCGGTGAAGCCGGTGTCGAAGCTCGATCTGACGATCAACGCCAATTATCTCAACAGCCGGGTGAACAATCCGATCGGCAGCCTGACCGGCGCGAGCCTGTTCGCCCAGAACGCCTTTCCTGATCGCTTCATCCGCGATGAAAATGGCGAGCTTGAGAGCATCGACGCGCGGCCGCTGAACTTCGCGCGCGAGGAAAAGGAACAGCTTCGCTGGGGCGTCGTCTTCTCGAAGGTGCTGCGCGCCGCAACGCGCCCCACGCCGCCGCCGGGCGGATGGCCGCGCCGCAATCGCGAGGGCGGTCAATCCGGTCGGCCCGGTGCGGATGGCGCGACACCGCAGCAGCAGCAGCAACAACTGGAGGCCACGGGCGTGCAGGGCGCGCGCGGCGCGCCGGGCGACGTGGTGGTCAACGGTCAGCGCGGTGGTGGAGCTGATAACTCGCCACCCCCGCCCAACGACATGGGGCCGCCGCCGGAAGGCTTCGGCGGTCCCGGCGGAGCGGGAGGTGACGGCTTTGGCGGCCACGGCGGCCCGGGTGGCGGATTCGGCGGCCCGGGTGGCGGCGGGCGTGGCGGATTCGGCGGCGGGCGCGGTGGCTTCGGCGGCGGACGTGGCGGCGGTGGCAACGAGGCGCGGCTCCAGCTTTCGATCTGGCACACCTGGGCGATCCGCGACACGCTGGTGCTGCGCGATGGCTCGCAACCGCTCGATCTCCTCGCCGGCGACACGATCGGCGCGATCACCCAGCCGCGCCATCAGGTCTCGTTCAACGCCGGGGTTGTCGATAACGGCGTCGGCCTGCGACTGAGCGGAAACTGGAGCGCCGCCGCGACGACGCGGACCTCCGCCACCCCGGCGGTGGGCGATCTGCATTTCTCGTCGCTCGCGACATTCAACCTTCGCCTGTTTGCGAATATCCAGCAGCGCGTGCCGCATGAAAGCTGGGCGCGCGGCTTGCGGCTGTCGCTTGGCGTGAGCAATATCTTAAACAGCCGTCAACGCGTGACGGACGCGACCGGCGCGACGCCGCTCGCCTATCAGCCGGGCTATCTCGATCCGATGGGCCGGACGATCAGCCTGTCACTGCGCAAGATGTTCTAA
- a CDS encoding DUF1013 domain-containing protein, which yields MAQPLMPHATASWLVDNTALSFEQIADFCGLHILEVQAIADDTAATKLTGRDPVRAHELTMEQIEKGQANPDYRLQMTKGPEQVRRTKGPRYTPVSKRQDKPDGIAWIIRNHPEITDGTISTLIGTTRTTIAAIRERSHWNIANIVPKDPVTLGLTTQRELDAAVSKAAKASGVEQAPTDHRLEGDREALIEQLRAERLQAARDAESAGDEAAGGGGFEDPFRR from the coding sequence GTGGCCCAGCCGCTCATGCCCCATGCGACCGCTTCATGGCTGGTCGATAATACTGCGCTCAGCTTCGAGCAGATCGCCGATTTCTGCGGCCTCCACATCCTTGAGGTGCAGGCGATCGCGGACGATACCGCCGCTACCAAGCTGACCGGCCGCGATCCGGTGCGTGCGCACGAACTGACGATGGAGCAGATCGAAAAGGGGCAGGCAAACCCCGATTATCGCCTTCAGATGACCAAGGGTCCGGAGCAGGTCCGCCGCACCAAGGGGCCGCGCTACACGCCGGTTTCGAAGCGGCAGGACAAGCCGGACGGCATCGCCTGGATCATCCGCAATCACCCCGAGATCACCGACGGCACCATCTCCACGCTGATCGGCACGACGCGCACCACGATCGCCGCGATCCGCGAGCGCTCGCACTGGAACATCGCCAATATCGTGCCGAAGGATCCGGTGACGCTCGGCCTCACCACGCAGCGCGAGCTTGACGCTGCCGTGTCCAAAGCGGCGAAGGCATCGGGCGTCGAACAGGCCCCGACCGACCACCGGCTCGAAGGCGATCGCGAAGCGCTGATCGAACAGCTTCGCGCCGAGCGCCTTCAGGCGGCGCGCGATGCCGAGTCCGCCGGTGATGAGGCCGCTGGCGGTGGTGGCTTCGAGGATCCGTTTCGCCGCTGA
- a CDS encoding dienelactone hydrolase family protein, with product MTDPTLRDRAVRLYDAFTHEHRDRRTLLREMTALAGSAVVAEALIAAIGASPAAASITPPDDARLLTRTVNSTVAGKPSTAYLARPKAGGRKLGTVMVIHENRGLNDHIRDVARRVALAGFRAVAPDFLAPWGGTPADEDKARDMIGKVDYDVIIAQGLAILAAAKSGPETSGKGGMVGFCWGGALVDRLAVSGGGAIDAAVAYYGPAPSPDQAAKVQAPMMLHYAGKDSRVAQTGEPWVAALKAAGKSVEAFTYPGVDHAFNNDTSAERYDKAAAELAWGRTIAFFHKFLDG from the coding sequence ATGACCGATCCCACGCTACGCGACCGCGCCGTGCGGCTGTATGACGCTTTCACCCATGAACATCGTGACCGGCGGACGCTGCTGCGCGAGATGACCGCGCTGGCCGGCTCCGCCGTTGTCGCGGAGGCGCTGATCGCGGCGATCGGCGCATCGCCCGCGGCCGCTTCGATCACCCCGCCGGATGATGCGCGGCTGTTGACGCGCACGGTCAACTCGACCGTCGCGGGAAAGCCGTCGACCGCCTATCTCGCCCGGCCCAAGGCCGGCGGGCGCAAGCTCGGCACGGTGATGGTGATCCACGAGAATCGCGGGCTCAACGATCATATCCGCGATGTCGCCCGCCGCGTCGCGCTCGCCGGGTTCCGCGCGGTGGCGCCCGATTTCCTCGCGCCATGGGGCGGCACGCCAGCCGATGAGGACAAGGCGCGCGATATGATCGGCAAGGTCGATTATGACGTGATCATCGCACAGGGCCTCGCGATCCTCGCGGCGGCGAAGAGCGGGCCGGAGACGAGCGGGAAGGGCGGCATGGTCGGTTTCTGCTGGGGCGGCGCGCTGGTTGACCGGCTGGCGGTTTCCGGTGGCGGTGCGATCGATGCGGCGGTCGCCTATTACGGCCCCGCGCCATCGCCCGACCAGGCGGCGAAGGTGCAGGCGCCGATGATGCTTCATTATGCCGGCAAGGATAGTCGCGTCGCGCAAACCGGGGAGCCATGGGTGGCCGCGCTGAAGGCGGCCGGGAAATCGGTGGAGGCGTTTACCTATCCGGGGGTCGATCATGCCTTCAACAACGACACTTCCGCCGAGCGATACGACAAGGCAGCGGCGGAACTGGCATGGGGACGGACGATCGCGTTCTTCCACAAATTCCTTGACGGCTGA
- a CDS encoding MBL fold metallo-hydrolase yields MAANIQRTLIGDEGLTPTSHAGLTFPFGERGPQPGELLTLAEGIRWWRVPMTGPLKHVNGLILDDGDHAAMAIDTGTASPRSTEAWNTILDGPLNGSRISRILGTHLHPDHIGLAGWLSRRFDDAPVVMTRTEWLMARMLAADGRPEVPREQLDHWRGAGWDEEQIARGMSSGWSNFAKMISRLPLTYTRIRDGEVLRIGGADWSVVTGNGHSPEHACLVDYDRRILISGDQVLPKISSNVSLHVSQSNEDPLGDWLDSIAKFRQLPEDLLVLPGHGDPFYGLHARLDALDHEHRDRLDALVDRMAAGPIRAVDCFTTLFRRPIGPEVVGMATGEALAHLRRLEVEGRAVREVRDGIWWYARA; encoded by the coding sequence ATGGCAGCAAATATCCAGCGTACCCTGATCGGCGACGAGGGGCTTACCCCCACCAGCCACGCGGGTCTCACCTTTCCCTTTGGCGAGCGTGGGCCGCAGCCGGGCGAATTGCTCACGCTGGCGGAGGGCATCCGCTGGTGGCGCGTGCCGATGACCGGCCCGCTCAAGCACGTCAACGGCCTGATCCTCGACGATGGCGATCACGCAGCGATGGCGATCGACACCGGCACCGCCTCGCCGCGATCGACCGAGGCATGGAACACGATCCTCGACGGCCCGCTCAACGGCTCGCGGATCAGCCGCATCCTTGGCACCCATCTGCACCCCGATCATATCGGGCTCGCCGGCTGGCTCTCGCGTCGGTTCGACGACGCGCCCGTTGTAATGACGCGCACCGAATGGCTGATGGCGCGAATGCTGGCAGCGGACGGCCGGCCGGAAGTGCCGCGCGAGCAGCTCGATCACTGGCGTGGTGCAGGGTGGGACGAGGAGCAGATCGCGCGCGGCATGAGCTCCGGCTGGTCGAATTTCGCCAAGATGATCTCGCGCTTGCCGCTGACCTACACGCGCATCCGTGATGGCGAGGTGCTGCGCATCGGCGGGGCGGATTGGAGCGTCGTCACCGGCAATGGGCACAGCCCCGAACATGCCTGTCTCGTCGATTACGATCGCCGCATCCTGATCTCGGGCGATCAGGTGCTGCCCAAGATCAGTTCCAACGTCTCGCTGCATGTCAGCCAGAGCAATGAAGACCCGCTGGGCGACTGGCTCGATTCGATCGCCAAGTTCCGCCAATTGCCCGAGGACCTGCTCGTGCTGCCGGGGCATGGCGATCCGTTCTACGGCCTCCACGCCCGGCTGGACGCGCTGGACCATGAGCATCGCGACCGCCTCGATGCGCTGGTCGACCGGATGGCGGCCGGGCCGATCCGTGCGGTCGATTGCTTTACCACCTTGTTCCGTCGCCCGATCGGGCCCGAGGTGGTCGGCATGGCGACCGGCGAGGCGCTGGCCCACCTGCGTCGGCTGGAAGTAGAGGGGCGGGCGGTTCGGGAGGTGCGCGACGGCATATGGTGGTACGCCCGCGCCTGA
- a CDS encoding glutathione S-transferase family protein encodes MVSDLIFYTNPMSRGRIARWMLEEVGAPYETVLLGYGDTMKAPEYLAINPMGKVPAIVHKGRVVTEGAAIIAYLAEAFPQAGLAPTADERADYYRWMFFAAGPVEAATTNRSLGVEPDARQQTMAGYGSLDRVVEVLEKAVRAHPYIAGDRFTAADVYVGSHIGWGMQFGSLPKNDVFENYVGRIMAREAAVRARAIDDALIPKETPGA; translated from the coding sequence ATGGTGAGCGATCTGATCTTCTATACCAATCCGATGTCGCGCGGGCGGATCGCGCGCTGGATGCTCGAAGAGGTTGGTGCGCCGTATGAAACGGTGTTGCTCGGTTATGGCGATACGATGAAGGCGCCTGAATATCTCGCGATCAATCCGATGGGGAAGGTGCCGGCGATCGTCCACAAGGGACGCGTCGTGACTGAAGGCGCGGCGATCATCGCCTATCTCGCGGAAGCCTTTCCGCAGGCCGGGCTCGCGCCTACTGCAGACGAGCGCGCCGATTATTATCGCTGGATGTTCTTCGCCGCAGGCCCGGTCGAGGCGGCGACGACCAACCGCTCGCTCGGTGTCGAGCCCGATGCACGTCAGCAGACCATGGCGGGCTACGGGTCGCTCGATCGCGTCGTTGAGGTGTTGGAGAAGGCGGTGCGCGCGCATCCCTATATCGCCGGCGATCGCTTCACGGCGGCGGACGTTTATGTCGGCAGCCATATCGGCTGGGGCATGCAGTTCGGCTCCTTGCCCAAAAACGATGTGTTCGAAAATTATGTCGGGCGAATCATGGCGCGGGAAGCCGCGGTGCGCGCGCGCGCGATCGACGATGCGCTGATACCCAAGGAAACGCCGGGCGCCTGA
- a CDS encoding DUF47 family protein yields MRQIAALPYRIDGSSRDSEIQVLLVTSRGTGRWVVPKGNIGPGATPHSAAEQEAEEEAGVCGALCPVPLGTYRYRKRRSSGASLMADVVLFPLAVTTELPTWKEQAERERRWFSLADAAHAVDEPDLRELIRSFAPSQFEVAVRRQSLLTSQQPISGVRSMFAWFQRLLPKTGNFFELFEAHAATVLAGAEATARLLQGGPSAREHIREIIEREHDADQITRDVLTTVRVTFLTPFDRGAITALIGAMDDTIDEMQAAANAIDLYQVTEFAPEMRDMAGIVLDAARVAAEAMPLLRDVSRNGPRLHELTERLVRIEGHADEVHAAGLKRSLENYGTQDTLRFVVERELYKHLERIVDAFEDVADEIDGIVIDHA; encoded by the coding sequence ATTCGCCAGATCGCCGCGCTTCCCTATCGTATCGACGGATCGTCGCGCGACAGCGAAATCCAGGTTCTGCTCGTAACCTCGCGGGGGACGGGGCGTTGGGTCGTGCCCAAGGGCAATATCGGCCCCGGCGCCACGCCGCATTCTGCCGCCGAGCAGGAAGCGGAGGAGGAAGCCGGCGTGTGCGGTGCGCTGTGCCCGGTCCCGCTCGGCACCTATCGCTATCGCAAGCGGCGCAGCAGCGGCGCGTCGCTGATGGCGGATGTCGTGCTGTTCCCGCTGGCGGTGACCACCGAGCTACCGACGTGGAAGGAGCAGGCGGAGCGCGAGCGCCGCTGGTTCTCACTCGCCGACGCGGCGCATGCCGTCGACGAACCCGATTTGCGCGAACTGATCCGATCCTTCGCTCCCTCGCAATTCGAGGTGGCGGTGCGCCGACAATCACTGCTGACCAGCCAACAACCAATTTCCGGAGTCCGCTCAATGTTCGCCTGGTTCCAGCGATTGCTGCCCAAGACCGGCAATTTCTTCGAGTTGTTCGAAGCCCATGCCGCGACCGTCCTGGCCGGGGCGGAAGCGACCGCGCGGCTGCTGCAGGGCGGCCCCTCGGCGCGCGAGCATATCCGCGAGATCATCGAGCGCGAGCATGACGCTGATCAGATCACGCGTGACGTGCTGACCACGGTGCGCGTCACCTTCCTCACCCCGTTCGATCGCGGCGCGATCACCGCGCTGATCGGCGCGATGGACGACACGATTGATGAGATGCAGGCGGCCGCGAATGCGATCGATCTGTATCAGGTGACAGAGTTCGCACCGGAAATGCGCGACATGGCGGGCATCGTGCTAGATGCGGCCCGCGTTGCGGCGGAGGCGATGCCACTGCTGCGCGACGTTTCCCGCAACGGACCGCGCCTGCATGAACTGACCGAGCGGCTGGTGCGGATCGAGGGGCATGCCGATGAGGTCCATGCAGCCGGGCTCAAGCGCTCGCTGGAAAATTACGGGACGCAGGATACGCTGCGGTTCGTCGTCGAGCGTGAACTCTACAAGCATCTGGAGAGGATCGTCGACGCTTTCGAGGATGTCGCCGACGAGATCGACGGCATCGTCATCGATCACGCCTGA
- a CDS encoding UDP-2,3-diacylglucosamine diphosphatase, whose translation MPTTVLPIAAIAGDIADFTDFANSRPYHPEPEGARRRYRTIWISDVHLGTRGCNAGMLIDFLDHVDSDTMYLVGDMIDGWRLKKKFYWPAAHNDVVWRLLKRARRGTRMIYIPGNHDEVFRQFSGLDFGGIAIRRKAIHETADGRRLLVLHGDEFDAITLAHRWLAHAGDVAYHVLMALNRWVNAFRRRFGMPYWSLSKHAKAKVKNAVAFISHFEEVVAHAAGSRGVEGVVCGHIHTAEIREIAGVEYYNDGDWVEGCAALVEHFDGRMELLHWADEIARRAPDTVVALAA comes from the coding sequence ATGCCGACGACCGTTCTACCGATCGCCGCGATTGCCGGTGACATTGCCGATTTCACCGATTTCGCCAACAGCCGCCCATATCACCCCGAGCCTGAGGGGGCGCGACGGCGTTACCGCACGATCTGGATCAGCGACGTCCATCTCGGCACGCGGGGTTGCAACGCGGGGATGCTGATCGACTTCCTCGATCACGTCGACAGCGACACGATGTACCTTGTCGGCGACATGATCGATGGCTGGCGCCTGAAAAAGAAATTCTACTGGCCCGCCGCGCACAACGACGTGGTGTGGCGGCTGCTGAAGCGAGCGCGGCGGGGCACGCGGATGATCTATATCCCCGGCAATCACGACGAGGTGTTTCGCCAGTTCTCGGGCCTCGATTTCGGCGGCATCGCGATCCGGCGCAAGGCGATCCACGAAACGGCGGACGGGCGCCGCCTGCTGGTGCTTCATGGCGACGAGTTCGACGCGATCACGCTGGCGCACCGCTGGCTCGCCCATGCCGGGGACGTGGCCTATCATGTGCTGATGGCGCTGAACCGCTGGGTCAACGCCTTCCGCCGCCGGTTCGGCATGCCTTATTGGTCGCTGTCGAAACATGCCAAGGCGAAGGTGAAAAACGCTGTCGCCTTCATCTCGCACTTCGAGGAGGTCGTGGCGCATGCCGCCGGCTCGCGCGGCGTGGAAGGCGTGGTATGCGGGCATATCCATACCGCCGAAATCCGCGAAATCGCCGGCGTGGAATATTATAACGATGGCGATTGGGTGGAGGGCTGCGCCGCGCTGGTCGAGCATTTCGACGGGCGGATGGAATTGCTCCACTGGGCCGACGAGATCGCGCGTCGCGCGCCCGATACCGTCGTCGCGCTGGCGGCCTGA
- a CDS encoding glutathione S-transferase family protein, which yields MSALILHEYAPSGNCYKIRLTAAHLGIPIERRGYDIMRGETRTAAFLSEVSPNGRIPVLQVGDDYLPESGAACIYLAHGSPLIPVDRFDHADMLRWMFWEQYNHEPNVATLRFWRAFVGTENLTEAQRAALPAKEAAGHDALKLMDEHLERAEWFAAGRFTLADIALYAYTHVAGEGGFDFARYPAIEAWLARVAALPRHIAMHG from the coding sequence ATGAGCGCGCTGATCCTCCACGAATATGCCCCGTCCGGAAATTGCTACAAGATCCGCCTGACGGCGGCGCACCTCGGCATCCCGATCGAGCGGCGCGGGTATGACATCATGCGCGGTGAGACGCGCACTGCGGCCTTCCTGTCGGAGGTCAGCCCAAACGGGCGCATCCCGGTGCTTCAGGTCGGCGACGACTATTTGCCGGAAAGCGGCGCGGCGTGCATTTATCTCGCACATGGCTCGCCGCTGATCCCGGTCGATCGTTTCGATCATGCCGACATGCTGCGCTGGATGTTCTGGGAGCAATATAACCACGAGCCGAACGTCGCGACGCTGCGATTCTGGCGCGCTTTCGTCGGCACCGAGAACCTGACGGAGGCGCAGCGCGCGGCGCTGCCGGCGAAGGAGGCGGCGGGGCATGACGCGCTGAAGCTGATGGACGAACATCTCGAACGCGCCGAATGGTTCGCCGCCGGGCGCTTCACGCTCGCCGATATCGCGCTTTATGCCTACACCCATGTAGCCGGCGAGGGCGGGTTCGATTTCGCGCGTTATCCGGCGATCGAGGCGTGGCTGGCGCGCGTGGCGGCTTTGCCGCGCCATATCGCGATGCACGGCTGA
- a CDS encoding inorganic phosphate transporter, which translates to MHSLAFPLLVGLIFVALAFDYLNGLHDAANSIATVVATRLLSPVRAVVFAAFFNFAAYFLTIAFPSLHAVAETIGKGLIDKNMVTPAVIFGALGGAMSWNVITWLRGIPSSSSHALVGGLIGAGVTHGGMTAVKWVGLNKTLLAIVLSPLLGMMLAMLVMLVSSWALRRATSGHAERSFRVMHLFSSAAYSLSHGLNDAQKTMGIITVLLYSTGYLTGPFEVPHWVAVSCYIAIALGTVTGGWKIIETMGSRITKLSQHQGFSASFAGSIVLFGASVLGIPVSTTHTITGAIVGAGTARRASSVRWGVASNVVVAWIITIPASAAIGALFYLMTRLF; encoded by the coding sequence ATGCATTCGCTCGCCTTTCCGCTGCTCGTCGGGCTGATCTTCGTCGCGCTGGCGTTCGATTATCTCAACGGCCTGCACGATGCCGCCAACTCGATCGCCACGGTGGTCGCGACGCGGCTGCTCTCGCCGGTGAGGGCGGTGGTGTTCGCCGCCTTCTTCAACTTCGCCGCATATTTTCTGACGATCGCTTTCCCCAGCCTGCATGCGGTGGCGGAGACGATCGGTAAGGGGCTGATCGACAAGAATATGGTCACCCCGGCCGTGATCTTCGGCGCGCTGGGCGGGGCGATGTCGTGGAATGTCATCACCTGGCTGCGCGGCATTCCGTCATCGAGCAGCCACGCGCTGGTCGGCGGGCTGATCGGCGCCGGCGTGACGCATGGCGGCATGACCGCGGTGAAATGGGTCGGGCTCAACAAGACGCTGCTCGCGATCGTACTGTCGCCGCTGCTGGGCATGATGCTAGCGATGCTGGTGATGCTCGTCAGCAGCTGGGCGCTGCGTCGCGCGACCTCGGGTCATGCGGAGCGTTCGTTCCGCGTGATGCACCTGTTTTCGTCGGCGGCTTATTCACTGAGCCACGGCCTAAACGACGCGCAGAAGACGATGGGGATCATCACGGTCCTGCTTTATTCCACCGGCTATCTGACCGGGCCGTTCGAGGTGCCGCATTGGGTGGCGGTGAGCTGTTATATCGCGATCGCGCTCGGCACCGTGACGGGCGGGTGGAAGATCATCGAGACGATGGGCTCGCGGATCACCAAGCTGTCGCAGCATCAAGGCTTTAGCGCGTCGTTCGCCGGGTCGATCGTGCTGTTCGGCGCCTCCGTGCTGGGCATTCCGGTGTCCACCACCCACACCATCACCGGCGCGATCGTCGGCGCGGGCACGGCGCGTCGGGCATCCTCGGTGCGCTGGGGCGTGGCGAGCAACGTGGTGGTGGCATGGATCATCACGATCCCCGCATCGGCGGCGATCGGCGCGCTTTTCTATCTGATGACGCGTCTGTTCTGA